In a single window of the Pseudomonas oryzihabitans genome:
- a CDS encoding DNA-3-methyladenine glycosylase I, producing MRDYTWLLEYALNRCGSRAALEARLPQPVDAATLRSVGDDRYLSLLTRRIFRAGLKHSLVDAKWPAFEEVFFGFDPEKVVLMGGERLERLMQDARLIRHLGKLRSVPINAQMVLDFQRSHGSFGQLLAEWPGQDIVGLWELLTKRGNQLGGLSAQRFLRMAGKDTFLATDDVVTALKAQNILDKAPTAKRDRQKMQEAFNLWQEQSGRPLCQLSVMLALTVNH from the coding sequence ATGCGGGATTACACCTGGCTGCTCGAATACGCGCTCAACCGCTGCGGTTCCCGCGCGGCCCTGGAGGCGCGGCTGCCGCAACCGGTGGACGCCGCGACCCTGAGGTCCGTGGGCGATGACCGCTATCTGTCGCTGTTGACCCGCCGCATCTTTCGCGCCGGGCTCAAGCACAGCCTGGTGGATGCCAAGTGGCCCGCCTTCGAGGAGGTGTTCTTCGGCTTCGATCCGGAGAAGGTGGTGCTCATGGGCGGTGAGCGTCTGGAGCGGCTGATGCAGGATGCGCGGCTGATCCGCCACCTGGGCAAGCTGCGCAGCGTGCCGATCAACGCCCAGATGGTGCTCGATTTTCAGCGTAGCCATGGCAGCTTCGGTCAACTGCTGGCCGAGTGGCCAGGCCAGGACATCGTCGGTCTGTGGGAGCTGCTGACCAAGCGGGGCAACCAGCTGGGTGGTCTGTCGGCACAGCGTTTCCTGCGCATGGCCGGCAAGGACACCTTCCTGGCGACCGACGACGTGGTGACGGCGCTCAAGGCGCAGAACATCCTCGACAAGGCACCCACCGCCAAGCGTGACCGCCAGAAGATGCAAGAGGCCTTCAATCTCTGGCAGGAACAGAGCGGACGGCCGCTCTGCCAGCTGTCGGTGATGCTGGCTCTGACGGTGAATCATTGA
- a CDS encoding SIR2 family NAD-dependent protein deacylase, producing MSDALARAQGLLERAERVLFITGAGLSADSGLPTYRGLGGLYNGLTDEGVPIEAALSGSMLRQRPDVCWRYLAQLGRACAAAVPNAAHQAIASFGRRCPGSWVLTQNIDGFHRQSGFPLARLIEIHGQLEPLACMSCGQAVADAQACLAGPLPPRCLGCGGILRPPVVLFEEALPVTELQRLQAAVAEGFDLVIAVGTTAAFGYIQAPIGQTLAQGGDLIEINPDRSSLSGLATIQLKKRAVDVLPRLLSHISG from the coding sequence TTGAGTGATGCCCTGGCGCGCGCTCAAGGCCTGCTCGAAAGGGCCGAGCGGGTGCTGTTCATTACCGGGGCAGGGCTGTCCGCCGATTCCGGACTGCCGACCTATCGCGGTCTGGGTGGCCTGTACAACGGCCTCACCGATGAGGGCGTCCCCATCGAGGCGGCGCTGTCGGGCAGCATGTTGCGGCAGCGTCCCGACGTCTGCTGGCGCTATCTTGCCCAGCTCGGACGAGCCTGCGCCGCGGCCGTGCCCAATGCGGCGCACCAGGCGATCGCCAGCTTCGGTCGGCGTTGTCCCGGCAGCTGGGTGCTGACCCAGAACATCGATGGCTTTCATCGGCAATCGGGGTTTCCGCTGGCGCGGCTGATCGAGATCCATGGGCAGCTGGAGCCGCTGGCCTGCATGAGCTGTGGGCAGGCGGTGGCGGATGCCCAGGCCTGCCTCGCAGGTCCGTTGCCACCGCGTTGCCTTGGCTGCGGTGGCATCCTGCGGCCACCGGTGGTGCTGTTCGAGGAGGCTCTGCCGGTCACCGAGCTGCAACGTCTGCAGGCTGCAGTGGCGGAGGGTTTCGATCTGGTGATCGCCGTCGGCACCACGGCTGCCTTTGGTTATATCCAGGCACCGATTGGCCAGACCCTGGCGCAGGGTGGCGATCTCATTGAGATCAACCCGGACCGTTCGTCGTTGAGCGGTCTGGCGACCATTCAGCTCAAAAAAAGGGCCGTAGACGTCCTTCCTCGGCTTTTGAGTCACATCAGCGGCTAA
- a CDS encoding C40 family peptidase — translation MPLSFVCLLAACASAPQSPDAAVAQDQSSSSHTFQIASLHSLSSAANGSTAVESEAGPQRPVFPHTRSPQQLDWDHEVGPRQALPNLADQILDRATQLVGTPYRRGGSSLTGFDCSGFVNYVFRERAGMNLPRSTREIIDLEVPVVSKNDLEPGDLLLFNSNGRGRVSHTGIYMGEGKFIHSSSRRSGGVRVDSLDDQYWKVSFLEGKRVLR, via the coding sequence GTGCCTCTGTCTTTTGTCTGTCTGCTCGCCGCCTGCGCAAGTGCACCGCAAAGCCCCGACGCCGCGGTCGCCCAGGATCAGTCCAGCTCCTCCCACACCTTCCAGATTGCCTCGCTGCATAGCCTGAGCAGTGCTGCCAACGGCTCGACGGCCGTGGAGAGCGAGGCAGGTCCGCAGCGTCCGGTCTTCCCTCATACCCGCTCACCGCAGCAGCTCGACTGGGATCACGAAGTGGGCCCGCGTCAGGCGCTACCCAATCTGGCAGACCAGATCCTCGACCGCGCGACCCAGCTGGTAGGGACGCCCTATCGCCGTGGCGGCAGCAGCTTGACTGGTTTCGATTGCAGCGGCTTCGTCAATTACGTGTTCCGCGAGCGGGCCGGCATGAACCTGCCGCGCTCGACCCGCGAGATCATCGATCTCGAAGTGCCGGTGGTGAGCAAGAACGATCTGGAACCCGGCGATCTGTTGCTGTTCAATAGCAACGGCCGTGGTCGGGTCAGTCACACCGGTATCTACATGGGCGAAGGCAAGTTTATCCATTCCTCCAGTCGCCGGAGCGGCGGGGTGCGAGTGGACAGCCTGGACGACCAGTACTGGAAGGTGAGTTTCCTGGAAGGCAAGCGCGTATTGCGCTGA
- a CDS encoding C40 family peptidase, translating into MPHAARLGLYCAFVLLAACAGRPPQAPAPVAPVASRPMLESQAQAANDVLFRAIGLVGTPYRYGGNTPAGGFDCSGLIGYVYRDAAGVTLPRSTREMITLGSPNVARNALQPGDLIFFATAGGRQVSHAGIYVGEGRFVHAPRTGGTVRLDSLAKPYWQKSYLQAKRVLFTPSLAGGY; encoded by the coding sequence ATGCCGCATGCGGCTCGCCTCGGATTGTATTGCGCCTTCGTGCTGCTGGCCGCCTGTGCCGGCAGACCGCCCCAGGCACCCGCACCGGTAGCCCCGGTCGCCTCTCGTCCCATGCTGGAAAGCCAGGCCCAGGCGGCTAACGATGTGCTCTTTCGCGCTATCGGGCTGGTGGGCACGCCCTATCGCTATGGTGGTAATACACCGGCTGGCGGTTTCGACTGCAGTGGCCTGATTGGCTATGTCTATCGCGACGCGGCCGGCGTCACCCTGCCACGCTCGACCCGGGAAATGATTACCCTGGGTTCGCCCAATGTGGCACGCAATGCCCTGCAGCCTGGCGACTTGATCTTCTTCGCCACCGCGGGCGGTCGCCAGGTGAGCCATGCCGGCATCTATGTCGGGGAAGGGCGCTTCGTGCATGCGCCGCGCACCGGCGGTACCGTACGCCTGGACAGTCTGGCCAAGCCCTATTGGCAGAAAAGCTACCTGCAAGCCAAGCGGGTCCTGTTCACGCCGAGTCTCGCCGGCGGCTATTGA
- a CDS encoding cytochrome c: MRSFALPSLAGILLLSSAALTQADEATLTRGEYLTRLGNCQGCHTRPDGAPFAGGVAFDTPFGRLYSSNITPDRQQGLGDWTADQFRRALHDGLGREGEQLYPAFPYTAFTRLSDEDVAAIFAFLRIQRPVPYAPPANALRFPYDQRALIRGWKWLNFTPGPLPAVADARLARGAYLAEAVGHCQECHTPRTWSQGLDSGRAYAGATQQGWTAWNLTPDPRGLGGWSDAKLASYLREGHQRGEAVAAGPMAEVVSGGTRHLDDADLAALIAYLRTLPAQPGAVPARAEVQPPGEGGPLTAGEAESAALLQSACASCHAPDDRGPAGPYPRSFSNYSAVRDPAGTNLVRVLLDGLDRQGRTEHAFMPAYRDLLSDQQLADLATYIGRRFGGHAAAIRPADVAAAREGEK; the protein is encoded by the coding sequence ATGAGATCCTTCGCCCTGCCAAGCCTGGCGGGGATCCTGCTTTTGTCTTCCGCTGCTTTGACCCAGGCGGATGAGGCGACCCTGACGCGGGGCGAATATCTGACTCGCCTGGGTAACTGCCAGGGCTGCCATACCCGCCCGGATGGCGCACCCTTCGCCGGCGGTGTCGCCTTCGATACGCCCTTCGGCCGCCTCTATTCGAGCAACATCACCCCGGATCGCCAGCAGGGGCTGGGCGACTGGACGGCGGATCAGTTCCGCCGCGCGCTGCACGACGGCCTCGGCCGTGAAGGCGAGCAGCTCTATCCCGCCTTTCCCTATACCGCCTTTACTCGCCTGAGCGACGAAGACGTCGCTGCTATCTTCGCCTTCCTGCGGATCCAGCGGCCGGTGCCCTATGCGCCGCCAGCCAATGCCCTGCGATTCCCCTATGACCAGCGTGCGCTGATCCGTGGCTGGAAGTGGCTGAACTTCACCCCAGGCCCGCTCCCCGCAGTGGCCGATGCCCGGCTGGCGCGGGGCGCCTACCTGGCCGAGGCCGTGGGGCACTGCCAGGAATGCCATACCCCGCGAACCTGGAGCCAGGGGCTCGATAGCGGTCGGGCCTATGCCGGGGCGACCCAGCAGGGCTGGACGGCCTGGAATCTCACCCCGGACCCTCGCGGTCTCGGCGGCTGGAGCGATGCCAAGCTCGCCAGTTATCTGCGTGAAGGGCATCAGCGTGGGGAGGCCGTGGCGGCGGGGCCCATGGCCGAGGTGGTGAGCGGCGGTACCCGCCATCTGGACGACGCCGATCTCGCTGCCCTGATCGCCTATCTGCGGACCTTGCCTGCCCAGCCAGGAGCGGTCCCCGCGCGCGCCGAGGTGCAGCCGCCCGGGGAAGGCGGACCTCTCACGGCGGGCGAGGCGGAAAGCGCAGCCCTGTTGCAGTCGGCCTGCGCCAGTTGCCATGCGCCGGATGATCGCGGTCCGGCTGGACCCTATCCGCGTTCCTTCAGCAACTATTCGGCGGTACGCGATCCGGCCGGGACCAACCTCGTACGCGTGCTGCTCGACGGGCTCGATCGTCAGGGCCGCACTGAGCATGCCTTCATGCCAGCCTATCGCGATCTGCTCAGCGACCAGCAGCTCGCCGACCTGGCCACTTACATCGGCCGCCGTTTCGGTGGCCATGCCGCCGCTATCCGTCCCGCGGATGTGGCGGCCGCGCGCGAAGGAGAGAAATAA
- a CDS encoding (2Fe-2S)-binding protein, translating into MPLLDALRDELGLKGPKFGCGLGECGACTVLADGKPVRACLLPATSFVGRDLLTLEGLGTPEAPHALQRAFIEEQAAQCGYCIPGMVMTAQALLERVPDPSDAQIRQALAANLCGCGTHYRILRAVKRAAVLLRDKQAPA; encoded by the coding sequence ATGCCTCTGCTGGACGCCCTGCGCGACGAGCTGGGTCTGAAGGGACCGAAATTCGGCTGTGGCCTGGGTGAATGCGGTGCCTGCACCGTGCTGGCGGATGGCAAGCCCGTCCGCGCCTGTCTGCTACCCGCGACGTCCTTCGTTGGTCGTGATCTGCTGACGCTGGAGGGCTTGGGTACCCCTGAGGCGCCCCATGCGTTGCAGCGGGCCTTTATCGAAGAACAGGCAGCCCAGTGCGGCTATTGCATCCCGGGCATGGTGATGACCGCCCAGGCGCTGCTGGAACGAGTGCCCGATCCGAGCGATGCGCAGATCCGCCAGGCGCTGGCGGCCAACCTCTGTGGCTGCGGCACCCACTACCGCATCCTGCGCGCGGTCAAGCGGGCGGCGGTGCTCTTGCGTGACAAGCAGGCCCCGGCATGA